In Trichocoleus sp. FACHB-46, a genomic segment contains:
- a CDS encoding NF041680 family putative transposase yields MSHFAKLREFRHQAYALMSNGRDALFDLMDAVLVSRSVSSFAELSVSPVFRRRWPSLYEALQDGQPPREEWMELYSKEIRSQPQIVIAGDHTAWSRLQAQTLRERTYEHQANPMSGAKPITLGHGYSTMAWIPEAEGSWALPLLHERITSAETPIEKAAAQLRQVCQKLNVRPLSLWDAEYGCAPFLQKTADIACDKLIRLRSNRVLYGPPPAYAGKGRPRKHGEVFKLNDATTWWPPDEEQTVEEVKRGTLRLQIWHSLHLKQAPTQVLSVIRVERTSTSSTTPLKPLWLIWIGVEQPPLKTIWKQYLRRFSIDHWYRFAKQRLHWTLPQLATPEASQRWSDLMPLLTWQLWLARPEVHDSPLPWQRSSTTLSPGRVANAFATVLAVIGTPAPEPKPRGKSPGWTPGQPRSRRIRYPTVKKGFRKPKAGAKKSA; encoded by the coding sequence ATGAGTCATTTTGCCAAGCTTCGGGAATTTCGGCACCAAGCTTACGCCCTGATGAGCAATGGACGAGATGCCCTGTTCGACTTGATGGATGCGGTATTGGTAAGTCGGAGCGTCTCCTCGTTCGCGGAACTGTCCGTATCACCTGTCTTTCGACGGCGATGGCCAAGTTTGTATGAGGCGCTGCAAGACGGTCAGCCTCCTCGAGAGGAATGGATGGAACTCTACAGCAAAGAGATCAGATCACAACCACAAATCGTGATCGCCGGAGACCATACCGCTTGGTCACGATTACAGGCCCAGACCTTGCGAGAGCGGACCTATGAACATCAAGCTAACCCGATGAGTGGAGCCAAGCCAATTACACTAGGGCATGGCTACAGCACGATGGCCTGGATTCCTGAAGCAGAAGGGAGTTGGGCCTTACCGCTGCTGCATGAGCGCATTACCAGTGCCGAAACTCCAATTGAAAAGGCTGCAGCTCAATTACGCCAGGTGTGCCAGAAGCTCAACGTTCGTCCCCTGTCGTTGTGGGATGCCGAGTATGGCTGTGCTCCGTTCCTGCAGAAAACCGCTGACATTGCCTGTGACAAGCTGATTCGATTGCGCTCCAATAGAGTTCTCTACGGTCCTCCTCCGGCTTACGCTGGCAAAGGACGACCTCGAAAACATGGAGAGGTCTTCAAGCTCAACGATGCGACGACTTGGTGGCCACCGGATGAGGAACAGACAGTCGAGGAGGTCAAGAGGGGAACTCTGCGCTTACAGATATGGCATTCGCTCCACCTCAAACAAGCGCCCACTCAGGTGCTGTCTGTGATTCGAGTAGAGCGAACGTCTACCTCTTCTACGACCCCACTCAAGCCCTTGTGGCTGATTTGGATTGGGGTGGAACAGCCCCCGCTCAAAACAATCTGGAAACAATACTTGCGTCGATTTTCGATTGACCATTGGTATCGGTTCGCAAAACAGCGCTTACATTGGACTCTGCCCCAGCTGGCAACGCCTGAAGCGTCCCAGCGTTGGAGTGACTTAATGCCGTTGTTGACCTGGCAACTCTGGTTAGCAAGACCTGAGGTACACGATTCTCCTCTACCTTGGCAACGCTCCTCTACCACTCTCTCTCCCGGCCGAGTAGCCAATGCCTTTGCCACTGTTTTAGCGGTGATTGGCACACCAGCACCTGAGCCAAAACCTCGCGGAAAGTCGCCGGGTTGGACTCCAGGGCAACCCCGTTCTCGTCGCATTCGCTATCCAACTGTCAAAAAAGGCTTCCGAAAACCCAAAGCAGGGGCTAAAAAGTCTGCTTAA
- a CDS encoding ISL3 family transposase, producing MEFLQALLPSTSLLRLESYAIESGDCLLLNLSSTQTVVPCPLCGGLTHHIHSHYERTLADLPCVHFRLRLILQVCKFFCPNAECRRRIFTERLPEVAAPWARKTVRLIQRLQSIGLALGGATGARLGDCLGYAVCGSTLLNQLQRLSLPNFTTPKVLGVDDFAFRKGHNYGTILVDLETHQPIALLADRKAESLVEWLQARPGIEVLSRDRSKTYKSAMTAGAPEAIQVADRFHLVKNLSETLEQAFGSYRSELKAAEQSQHQSTVADAPEETVWAIPKPTATEKSQEQIRQNQQRKIDQQKTIKSLRAQGWLQTAIAQTLGISLKSIERYSRLPDFPEIPPRRPTFGHSLLDPYKPQLLDWWNSGIREPSILMKLLKPCGFEGSLRTLQRYISGLREAQGLPPVRIKVAQALPKVVDPQSPPFTPRQAAYLVVLNRENRQPEETDLLERVVQQHPDLLLLVELADEFLQLFRQRQADAFDDWLLKAVSCALKPLQTFAKGLFDDYAAVKASLMTEFSNGPVEGLNNKLKMLKRQMYGRANLELLAKRFIMAA from the coding sequence ATGGAATTCCTTCAAGCTCTGTTGCCCAGTACCAGTCTGCTACGTTTGGAAAGCTACGCCATTGAGTCAGGCGATTGCCTCTTGCTGAATCTTTCCTCTACACAAACGGTAGTCCCCTGCCCGCTATGCGGTGGTCTGACTCACCATATCCATAGTCACTATGAGCGAACGCTAGCTGACCTACCCTGCGTCCATTTCAGGCTGAGACTAATTCTTCAAGTGTGTAAGTTTTTCTGCCCAAACGCTGAGTGTCGTCGCCGCATCTTCACAGAGCGCCTGCCTGAAGTGGCTGCCCCTTGGGCGAGAAAGACTGTGCGATTGATACAGCGCTTACAGTCAATTGGCTTAGCGCTGGGGGGTGCTACAGGTGCTCGATTAGGCGATTGCCTAGGTTATGCTGTCTGCGGCAGTACCCTGCTGAACCAGCTTCAGCGACTTTCGCTGCCGAACTTTACAACCCCCAAGGTATTGGGCGTCGATGACTTTGCTTTCCGCAAAGGCCACAATTACGGCACTATCTTGGTTGACCTGGAAACGCATCAACCGATTGCCTTACTGGCAGACCGTAAGGCAGAAAGCTTGGTCGAATGGCTACAGGCCCGCCCTGGTATAGAAGTGCTCTCACGCGACCGCTCCAAAACCTACAAAAGTGCGATGACCGCAGGCGCACCTGAGGCCATTCAAGTCGCAGATCGTTTTCACTTGGTCAAGAACTTGAGTGAAACCTTAGAGCAAGCTTTTGGGAGCTACCGCAGCGAGCTAAAAGCGGCTGAACAATCACAGCATCAATCTACCGTCGCAGACGCTCCTGAAGAAACCGTCTGGGCTATCCCAAAACCAACCGCTACGGAGAAGTCGCAAGAACAAATACGACAGAATCAACAACGAAAAATAGACCAACAGAAGACTATCAAATCCTTGCGAGCCCAGGGATGGCTTCAAACCGCGATTGCTCAGACGTTAGGCATTAGCCTCAAGAGCATTGAACGCTACAGTCGCTTACCAGACTTTCCAGAGATACCCCCTCGCCGGCCCACGTTCGGACACAGTCTACTCGATCCCTACAAACCACAGCTTTTAGACTGGTGGAACTCAGGTATTAGAGAGCCTAGCATCCTGATGAAATTGCTCAAACCTTGTGGCTTTGAAGGCTCTCTTCGTACTCTACAACGCTACATTAGCGGACTGCGCGAAGCACAGGGTCTACCGCCAGTGAGGATTAAAGTCGCTCAAGCGTTGCCAAAAGTCGTTGACCCGCAGTCGCCACCCTTCACCCCGCGTCAAGCCGCCTACTTGGTCGTACTCAATCGAGAAAATCGTCAGCCAGAAGAGACTGATCTACTAGAGCGAGTCGTCCAGCAGCATCCCGACTTGTTGCTGCTGGTTGAGTTGGCCGATGAGTTCTTGCAACTGTTCAGACAACGGCAGGCAGACGCCTTTGATGACTGGCTGCTAAAGGCAGTAAGCTGCGCTCTCAAACCTTTGCAAACGTTTGCTAAAGGGTTATTTGATGACTATGCTGCGGTCAAAGCGAGCCTCATGACAGAGTTTAGCAACGGCCCTGTCGAAGGCTTGAACAACAAGTTGAAAATGCTAAAGCGACAGATGTACGGCAGGGCTAACTTAGAGCTACTCGCCAAGCGCTTCATTATGGCTGCATAA
- a CDS encoding ATP-binding protein — translation MTKQVPLRLILVVPFVLQIFVAVGLTGYLGIRNGQKSINNVVSQLRSETSNRINQQILFYLEKPYLINQTIAAGISEGQIDIKDIEALEHFSWRLVDKNTVDFLQTGTPQGTSVLVERLEEGFIVARAGNTDLPNRQSHRLDSQGKRAELLETKKFDPRTRPWYEAAVEAGEPIWSKMYVGASGKATLSLSQPIYGKTGNLLGVQHSNFRPSRIHDFLKSVKVGQTGQTFIVDRSGHLIASSLIEKPYTIQDKELEQIPATDSENPVTRAVAKAVLERLGDVSSNSDVSNNQSQQLDVVVDGDRHFVQVSPIYDEQGIDWFSVVVVPEADFTAEIDANTRTTILLCLAALVIASVLGIYTAQWIAQPLKRLSQSSEAVADGTLDQNVELSNVRELNVLACSFNRMTQQLRESFTKLAQTNEQLEERVEERTADLKDTLQELQRTQNQMIQAEKMSSLGQLVAGVAHEINNPVNFIHGNVVHVSEYTQNLLALVHLYQAEFPNSTPEIQNKIDEIDLEFVNEDSLKLLASMKLGTERIREIVHSLRNFSRLDEAQVKEVDIHEGIESTIMILQHRLKAKVNSPTTALIRAYGDLPLVECHPGQLNQVFMNILVNAIDALEEGNAKRTYQEIKDNPNQITIRTAVIDAEWVEIAIADNGSGMPEEIHQYIFDPFFTTKPIGKGTGMGMSISYQIITEKHGGKLSCFSTPGKGCEFVIQIPVRLKE, via the coding sequence GTGACTAAGCAGGTGCCATTGCGTCTAATTCTAGTCGTGCCATTTGTGCTGCAAATTTTTGTAGCAGTAGGCTTGACAGGGTATCTGGGGATTCGCAATGGTCAAAAGTCGATTAACAACGTTGTCTCTCAACTGCGCAGCGAGACCAGCAACCGGATCAATCAGCAAATTCTGTTTTACCTAGAAAAGCCCTACCTGATTAATCAAACGATTGCAGCTGGAATTTCGGAAGGACAAATTGACATCAAAGATATTGAAGCGTTAGAGCATTTTTCCTGGCGTCTGGTGGATAAAAACACGGTAGACTTCCTCCAAACTGGTACTCCTCAAGGAACTAGCGTTCTTGTTGAAAGGTTAGAGGAGGGGTTTATTGTGGCGCGGGCCGGAAACACCGATCTACCTAATCGCCAGAGCCACCGCCTCGATAGTCAGGGGAAGCGAGCTGAACTGCTGGAAACTAAAAAGTTTGACCCACGAACTCGCCCCTGGTACGAAGCGGCAGTGGAAGCGGGTGAGCCAATCTGGAGCAAAATGTATGTCGGGGCTTCAGGAAAAGCGACACTTTCTCTGTCTCAACCGATTTACGGCAAGACCGGCAACCTTTTGGGTGTGCAACATAGTAATTTTCGCCCTTCACGGATTCACGATTTTTTGAAAAGCGTGAAGGTAGGACAGACTGGACAAACGTTTATTGTCGATCGCTCTGGACACTTAATTGCTAGCTCGCTGATTGAGAAACCCTACACTATTCAGGACAAAGAACTAGAGCAAATTCCAGCGACAGACAGTGAAAATCCTGTTACTCGTGCCGTAGCCAAGGCTGTACTTGAGCGCTTGGGCGATGTCAGCAGCAATAGTGATGTCAGCAATAATCAGAGCCAGCAGCTTGATGTTGTGGTAGACGGCGATCGCCATTTTGTGCAGGTTTCACCGATTTACGACGAACAAGGAATTGATTGGTTCAGCGTTGTCGTGGTGCCTGAGGCTGACTTCACGGCAGAAATTGATGCCAACACGCGTACGACTATTTTGCTTTGTCTGGCTGCACTGGTTATTGCAAGCGTTTTGGGGATTTACACAGCGCAGTGGATCGCTCAGCCTCTTAAGCGTTTAAGCCAATCATCTGAAGCAGTGGCGGATGGGACACTGGATCAAAACGTCGAACTCTCAAACGTGCGAGAGCTAAATGTGCTGGCTTGTTCGTTTAATCGGATGACGCAGCAGCTACGCGAGTCGTTTACCAAATTAGCACAAACCAATGAACAGCTAGAGGAGCGGGTGGAAGAGCGAACAGCGGATCTAAAAGATACGCTGCAAGAACTGCAACGCACTCAAAATCAGATGATTCAAGCCGAAAAAATGTCGAGTCTAGGGCAGTTAGTGGCTGGGGTCGCGCATGAGATTAACAATCCTGTGAACTTCATTCATGGGAACGTGGTGCATGTAAGTGAATACACTCAAAATCTCTTGGCACTGGTCCATCTCTATCAAGCTGAGTTTCCAAACTCCACTCCAGAGATTCAAAACAAGATTGATGAGATTGACTTGGAGTTTGTGAATGAAGACTCCCTGAAGCTACTTGCATCCATGAAGCTTGGCACAGAGCGGATTCGAGAAATTGTTCATTCTTTGCGGAACTTTTCCCGGCTGGATGAAGCGCAGGTGAAAGAGGTCGATATTCACGAAGGCATTGAAAGCACGATAATGATTTTGCAGCATCGCTTGAAAGCCAAGGTGAACTCTCCAACAACTGCGCTGATCCGAGCTTACGGTGACTTGCCTCTGGTGGAGTGCCACCCTGGCCAGCTTAACCAAGTGTTTATGAATATTTTGGTCAACGCGATCGATGCTTTGGAAGAGGGCAACGCCAAGCGAACCTACCAAGAGATTAAGGATAATCCCAATCAGATTACAATTCGCACTGCCGTGATTGATGCAGAGTGGGTGGAAATTGCGATCGCCGACAATGGTTCTGGAATGCCGGAGGAGATCCATCAATACATTTTTGACCCATTTTTTACCACCAAGCCTATAGGGAAAGGCACCGGTATGGGCATGTCGATCAGTTATCAAATCATCACCGAGAAACATGGCGGTAAACTAAGCTGTTTCTCAACTCCTGGAAAGGGTTGTGAATTTGTGATTCAGATTCCTGTACGACTAAAAGAGTAG
- a CDS encoding EAL domain-containing protein, with protein sequence MDQQGFEQSLQQEQMLYGICDRIRQSLELQDIVSTAVEEIRAFLKIDRVKIYHFESDGSGAVIAESIADQRLPSLLGLHFPASDIPDSAYELFLKVRQRVIINVATQHKISSQLDDSATREPLTVEDVRYAPVDPCHIQYMLGMGVMASLTVPILHQNHLWGLLVVHHTEPYSFSERELQIVQMLVDQVSIAIAQSNLLKQVQPQAHYELTVNRISSLLYNPLDLAEIQQTVLEETVKALGGSGGRLYFAAEPVSSAAQLYTIGVQPTHARLEESEGWKALMNWSAEPSSAKPTYEEVITAWEQAGRALIPSHTVHQHGSTANGIPSPYVLDLAQAVLQDELAEAFTETLIRTALIVPLQCQHQCVGWLTIFRNGYDTEILWAGRCHPDERNQLPRRSFEAWREVKTKQSPLWQQNEIKLAQTLGIHLYMAAMRKRVEALLRHEASHDRLTELPNRLLFDEQLSLALLHAQQQGEMLAVAFLDLDRFKIVNDTLGHVVGDQLLKQVTQRLQAGLRKGDIVARWGGDEFTLLFPDIAYVEDISKMAHRILEVLKAPFFLEQQELYISGSLGIALFPYDGENAATLLKNSDTAMYRAKQQGRNNYQFYSPEMNTTAREQLELETDLRKALTKDELLLYYQPQVDINTGEIIGLEALLRWQHPQIGVIPPNQFIPLAEETGLICPIGEWVIRTACEQHQAWYAAGLPLMRIAVNLSARQFQQRDLVKTIVQILQETQTQPCYLELEITESIAMQDVEFTVAVLQELRQMGIQIAMDDFGTGYSSLNSIKHFPPHTLKIDQSFVRDLLIDPSDAAIARAVIALGQGLHLKVLAEGVETVEQLEFLRTLGCQSAQGYLFSKPLPPVAITQLLREKTIPIQLESSTRPKEGQSAVAIALADVVHSAIAESIEQPLDMMVRQTQTLELTIRDQEQQIAKQKQIKEALGLQVQQEKLASKIAEQLSRLRQVEEILNFTVAQAHQLLQVDRLIVYRFDPNWRGTVVAEAVTEPWSSLLGLAIDDCCFQEQYVQYYREGRTRTVDDIYEGMLAPCHIDLLARFEVRSNMVVPILQCETLWGLLIAHQCQQPRHWQQTELVLLNRLAVQLGVAIERAELYQQLHQQPHQQP encoded by the coding sequence ATGGACCAACAAGGCTTTGAGCAAAGTTTGCAGCAAGAGCAAATGCTCTATGGAATTTGTGATCGGATTCGTCAATCGCTAGAGCTTCAAGATATTGTCTCAACTGCCGTAGAGGAAATCCGCGCCTTTCTCAAGATCGATCGGGTCAAGATCTATCACTTTGAGTCAGATGGGAGTGGGGCAGTGATTGCAGAGTCGATCGCCGATCAACGGTTGCCTTCACTGCTGGGCTTACACTTTCCCGCCAGCGACATTCCTGACTCTGCTTATGAACTGTTTCTGAAAGTCCGCCAGAGAGTCATTATTAACGTAGCAACTCAACATAAAATCTCAAGCCAGCTAGACGACTCCGCCACTAGAGAGCCGTTAACGGTTGAAGATGTGCGTTACGCTCCGGTTGACCCTTGTCATATCCAGTACATGCTGGGCATGGGTGTGATGGCTTCTTTAACAGTGCCAATTCTCCATCAAAACCACCTCTGGGGCTTGCTAGTCGTTCATCATACTGAACCCTATTCCTTCTCGGAGCGGGAACTACAGATTGTACAAATGCTGGTAGATCAAGTCTCGATCGCCATTGCTCAGTCCAATCTCCTGAAGCAAGTGCAGCCGCAAGCCCACTATGAACTGACGGTCAATCGGATCAGCAGTTTGTTGTATAACCCACTCGACCTGGCGGAAATTCAGCAAACAGTTTTAGAGGAAACGGTGAAAGCGTTGGGCGGATCAGGCGGTCGGCTCTACTTTGCTGCGGAACCTGTCAGTAGTGCAGCACAACTCTATACGATCGGCGTGCAACCCACTCACGCTCGTTTAGAAGAAAGCGAGGGCTGGAAAGCGTTGATGAACTGGTCAGCAGAGCCAAGCAGCGCCAAGCCAACCTATGAAGAAGTCATTACCGCTTGGGAGCAAGCTGGGCGGGCGCTCATCCCATCCCACACAGTTCATCAGCATGGCTCAACTGCCAATGGCATTCCCTCACCTTACGTTCTAGATCTAGCTCAGGCTGTCCTACAGGATGAACTGGCAGAGGCATTTACAGAGACACTCATCCGTACTGCCTTGATTGTGCCGCTTCAGTGTCAGCATCAATGTGTGGGCTGGTTAACTATCTTCCGAAATGGCTACGATACCGAAATTCTTTGGGCGGGTCGCTGTCATCCCGATGAACGCAATCAACTGCCGCGACGGTCGTTTGAGGCTTGGCGCGAAGTTAAGACGAAGCAAAGTCCGCTTTGGCAGCAAAATGAAATTAAATTAGCGCAGACGCTCGGCATTCACCTCTACATGGCAGCAATGCGAAAGCGGGTTGAGGCGCTGCTGCGGCATGAAGCATCCCACGATCGCCTCACCGAGCTACCCAATCGGCTCCTGTTTGATGAACAACTCTCCTTGGCGCTGCTGCATGCCCAACAGCAGGGTGAGATGCTGGCGGTTGCTTTTCTGGACTTAGACCGCTTCAAAATTGTCAACGACACGTTAGGTCATGTAGTAGGAGACCAATTGCTGAAGCAAGTCACGCAGCGACTGCAAGCCGGTTTGCGCAAAGGGGACATTGTGGCGCGTTGGGGTGGCGATGAATTTACCCTGCTCTTCCCGGACATTGCCTACGTTGAGGACATCAGCAAAATGGCTCACAGAATTCTGGAAGTGTTGAAGGCACCCTTTTTTCTGGAGCAGCAAGAGCTGTATATCAGTGGCAGTCTGGGCATTGCTTTATTTCCCTACGATGGTGAAAATGCGGCAACCCTCCTGAAGAATTCTGATACGGCGATGTACCGCGCTAAACAGCAAGGGCGAAACAACTATCAGTTCTACTCGCCAGAGATGAACACGACGGCGCGCGAGCAATTGGAACTGGAAACCGACTTACGCAAAGCGCTGACTAAAGATGAACTGTTGCTGTACTACCAGCCTCAAGTGGACATTAACACGGGTGAGATCATCGGACTGGAAGCGCTACTCCGCTGGCAGCACCCCCAGATTGGGGTGATACCCCCCAATCAGTTTATTCCGCTCGCTGAAGAAACGGGCTTAATTTGTCCGATCGGGGAATGGGTGATTAGAACCGCCTGCGAGCAGCATCAAGCCTGGTATGCAGCGGGTCTCCCGCTCATGCGGATCGCTGTGAATCTCTCGGCGCGGCAGTTTCAGCAGCGCGATTTGGTCAAGACGATTGTGCAAATTTTGCAGGAAACCCAGACGCAGCCGTGCTATCTCGAATTGGAAATTACTGAGAGCATTGCTATGCAAGATGTCGAGTTTACGGTGGCAGTCTTGCAAGAACTAAGACAGATGGGTATCCAAATTGCGATGGATGATTTTGGCACGGGTTACTCCTCGCTGAACTCAATCAAGCATTTCCCCCCACACACTCTCAAAATTGACCAGTCCTTTGTGCGGGATCTGCTGATTGATCCCAGTGACGCAGCCATTGCTAGAGCCGTCATTGCTTTAGGGCAAGGGCTTCATTTGAAGGTTCTAGCTGAGGGAGTAGAAACCGTTGAACAACTTGAGTTTTTGCGAACCCTGGGATGCCAGAGTGCTCAAGGATATCTCTTTAGCAAGCCTTTACCCCCTGTTGCCATCACTCAGTTACTGCGAGAGAAGACGATCCCAATTCAATTGGAGTCATCCACTCGACCCAAAGAAGGACAGTCTGCTGTAGCGATCGCCTTAGCAGACGTGGTGCACTCCGCCATAGCTGAATCGATCGAGCAGCCATTAGACATGATGGTGCGGCAAACGCAAACATTAGAACTGACGATTCGAGACCAAGAACAGCAGATTGCGAAGCAAAAGCAAATTAAAGAGGCGTTGGGGCTGCAAGTGCAGCAAGAAAAACTTGCGAGTAAAATCGCTGAGCAACTGAGCCGATTACGACAGGTTGAGGAGATTCTCAATTTCACGGTGGCTCAGGCGCACCAACTCTTGCAGGTCGATCGCCTGATTGTTTACCGCTTTGACCCTAATTGGAGGGGCACGGTTGTAGCCGAAGCTGTGACAGAGCCTTGGTCATCACTGCTGGGTCTTGCCATTGATGATTGCTGTTTTCAGGAACAGTACGTTCAATATTATCGAGAGGGACGGACGCGAACCGTTGATGATATTTACGAGGGCATGCTGGCACCGTGCCACATTGATTTGCTTGCCCGCTTTGAGGTTCGTTCCAACATGGTCGTACCGATTCTGCAATGTGAAACCTTATGGGGGTTGCTCATTGCTCACCAATGCCAGCAACCGCGACACTGGCAACAAACAGAGCTTGTGCTGCTTAATCGCTTAGCCGTGCAACTGGGCGTAGCAATTGAGCGGGCTGAACTCTATCAACAATTGCATCAGCAACCTCATCAACAGCCTTGA
- a CDS encoding response regulator — protein sequence MSQRSLLLGQRILVVDDDIDTLLLLTFTLEECGANVSSALSASEAIKLFKELHPTLLISDIGLPFEDGFSLIRELRTLEADLGWQVPAIALTGYAGKEWRERSLELGFQQYLTKPVLLDALIEIVIQLLGPSE from the coding sequence ATGAGCCAGCGGTCACTGCTGCTGGGGCAACGAATCCTTGTGGTTGATGATGATATTGACACCCTGCTTCTGCTAACTTTTACGCTTGAGGAATGTGGGGCCAATGTGTCTTCTGCACTCTCCGCTTCAGAAGCGATTAAGCTGTTTAAGGAGTTGCATCCCACCCTGCTCATTAGCGACATTGGGCTCCCGTTTGAGGATGGTTTCTCACTCATTCGAGAATTACGCACCTTAGAAGCAGATTTAGGATGGCAGGTGCCCGCGATCGCTTTGACGGGTTATGCCGGAAAGGAATGGCGGGAGCGATCGCTAGAACTGGGCTTTCAGCAATACCTCACGAAGCCAGTCCTGCTAGATGCACTGATAGAAATTGTTATCCAGCTTCTAGGGCCGTCTGAGTAG
- a CDS encoding transposase: MKNTCNASVDSKGFCFDKATNGIKRHLAVDTLGFSLFAHCTPANVSDDAGLVEMLRLHIDYFKSKPVNIPKITLLLDHGYHIDYLIEELEKIYPQIMTKIRFVACFPKGTFEHALETREGSARKIWICPSSSEMGHRTIQCLDGAV, translated from the coding sequence GTGAAGAATACTTGCAATGCCAGTGTCGACTCAAAGGGGTTTTGTTTTGACAAAGCGACCAATGGCATTAAAAGGCATTTAGCCGTTGATACGCTTGGGTTTTCCTTATTCGCCCATTGCACTCCAGCTAATGTCTCAGATGATGCGGGATTGGTTGAAATGTTGAGGCTCCACATCGACTACTTCAAGTCAAAACCGGTCAATATTCCCAAGATTACCCTCCTCCTAGACCACGGCTATCACATTGATTATTTGATTGAAGAATTGGAGAAGATTTATCCTCAGATCATGACAAAAATCAGGTTTGTAGCTTGCTTCCCAAAGGGTACTTTCGAGCACGCCCTCGAAACCAGAGAAGGCAGCGCAAGGAAAATCTGGATTTGTCCCAGCAGTAGCGAGATGGGTCATCGAACGATCCAATGCTTGGATGGAGCGGTGTAA
- a CDS encoding site-specific integrase, with amino-acid sequence MKVDGHGQAKVLTPHEIGKLFKAFGSDRDRACLVICLYTGCRISEACSMLTTDAYDAAGVRMKITLRKANTKGKQETRQIPVNSVLRGYLEIYRSRAGKQYLFPRRHGREHINPKSADEILRETCDRLGLVGVSTHSFRRTALTQMSSAGIPLRVIQEISGHRSLQALQRYLEVSKLQLEGAIASLFCFGFMFFPFRN; translated from the coding sequence ATGAAGGTAGACGGCCACGGTCAAGCCAAGGTGTTAACACCCCACGAAATTGGGAAATTATTTAAGGCGTTTGGCAGCGATCGCGACCGTGCTTGTTTGGTTATCTGCCTCTACACCGGATGCCGCATCAGTGAAGCTTGCTCGATGCTCACTACCGATGCTTACGACGCAGCCGGGGTCAGGATGAAGATTACCTTGCGTAAGGCCAACACTAAAGGAAAACAGGAGACGCGGCAGATTCCGGTCAATTCGGTTCTCAGGGGATACCTGGAGATTTACCGGAGTAGGGCGGGTAAGCAGTATCTTTTCCCCAGACGGCACGGGCGTGAGCATATCAATCCGAAGTCAGCCGATGAGATTCTTAGGGAGACGTGCGATCGTCTGGGGCTGGTGGGAGTGAGTACGCACAGTTTTAGAAGAACTGCTTTGACCCAGATGAGTAGTGCAGGGATACCGCTGCGGGTGATTCAGGAGATATCCGGGCACAGGAGCTTACAGGCGCTTCAACGGTATCTAGAAGTGTCGAAGTTGCAATTGGAGGGGGCGATCGCGTCGTTATTTTGTTTCGGCTTTATGTTTTTTCCCTTCAGAAATTGA